The Leucothrix mucor DSM 2157 DNA window ATGAATGATTTTTGGATTAATACTGCGATTCATGCCGGTTTGCTATTTACCGCTTGGGCCATGGTCAGAACCCGTTTTCTGTTTAAGATTATTCCGAACTAAGTACGACCGAGATGCTGCTGATGATTTCATAGCGTCATTTAGCATCGATATAAAAAAGCCGCGCTCATTATGACGCGGCTTTTTTGTGTTCTAAATTAAAGCATGCTTAGTGGCCGCTGATTTTCGCGTGCAGTGGTTTAGTCTCTTCGAAGGCCTTGATCTGCTCGTCGCTGGCTTTGGCTTGGTGCTTTTCTTTCCACTCTGAAAACGGCATGCCATAGATGGCTTCACGTGCCTGATCATAGTCCATGGTTTCGCCCAGCTCAGTAGCTGCTTCCAGATACCATTTGCTCAGGCAGTTCCGGCAGAATCCGGATAGATTCATCAGGTCAATATTTTGAACATCGCTGCGTTCCTGAAGGTGGGCGACTAAACCACGAAATGCGGCGGCTTCAGCTTTAATGCGGTTCTCGTTATCCATGTAAACACTTCCTGCACAATGAAATCGGCTCAGTATGCCAGAAGTGTTAGGCATAAAAAAAGAGAACCCTTAGGTTCTCCTGGAATATTGTCGTTGCGTTGGCGGCTAAATAGTAGGGAGCTACCAACTTCCCGGAGTAAGGTGTAACGACAATTGATGTAAACATGTGACGGTTAGTTTAATGCATATACGATTTTCCTACCTCACTAGGATTAGGTAGGGCGATTAAATTGCCATTACCTAGCTATAAGAGGTATTTAACCGCAGTGATTAATCATGTACCGTGATGGCTAATTAATTATTATTACATCCAATAGTATGGAGCTTCGTCAATTACGTGCATTGATAACGCTTGTTGAGCATGATTACAATGTCAGCAAAGCCGCTGCACGCTTAAATCTGGTTCAATCCGCCGTCTCCCAGCAGATTAGTAAGCTAGAGGCTGAGCTGGGTACGCCCTTATTTTTGCGCCACGGTAAGCGACTGATTGGTTTGACCGACACCGGCCAAAAGATCATTGAATATGCTTACCGCTCATTGGCAACCATTGAAAATATTTATGAAATTGGTCGTGAGCAAATTAGTACCGGTGAGGGGATGCTCAGAATTGGTGTGACGCATATGCAGGCGCGTTATATTCTGCCATCGGTAATTAAGCAGTTTCGAGTTCAATATCCGGCGATTGAGTTACAAGTACATCAAGGAACGCCAGCACAGTTGGTGGAAAAAGCGATTCATGATGAGGTTGATTTTTCTGTGTGCACTGAAGCCTTAGCGGTGAGTCAGGATTTGTTGACGATCCCTTGTTATCGCTGGAATCGAAGCCTGATTGCACTGGTAGATAATCCGATCTTAAGTCTTGCAAAAATCAATTTAAAGGCGCTCTCAGAAGTGCCATTAGTGACTTATGTTCAAGGCTTTACGGGCTGTACAGCATTTACCGATACTTTTGAACGAGCGGGTGTTTGGCCTAAAATCGTGCTGAGCGCATCAGATACTGATGTAATCAAAACTTATGTGCGGGAGGGCTTAGGTGTTGGAATTATTGCCAGTCCAGCCTATGTGGATGATCAGGACCAAGACTTGATCAGACGTGATTTAAGTGAGCTATTTCCGTGGGGAACCACGCGGATTGCCTATCAAAAAGATAAGTTTATCCGTCGTCATCAACGCTACTTTATCGACTTATTATTAAAGACCGTGCGACAGCCAGATCGCTGGCACGGCCTTATTCCTAGCGAGTAACGACCTAGCCGGTATTACGCATACCTGCCGCTATCGCATTGATCGTTAACAACAAACCATCTAACCATGGCGAGCGCTCATCACCTTCAGGGAAGCTACGGTGACGTTTCATTAACGCAATCTGGATATGGTTTAGTGGGTCCAGATACGGCTCGCGACGCTCCAGTGAATAACGCAGTTTTGGTGCATTCTCCAGTAGGGTATCTTGCTCACAGATATTCAGTACTTCGCTAACCGTCAGCTCATACTCATTGCGAATTTTCGAGAAGATTTTCTGAGATTGTGATTGATCAGCCCACAGCTCTGAGTATTCCTTGGCAGTATTCATACGGGCTTTGGTCAGTGACATTTGCACATTACTAAATAGCGCACGGAAGAATGGCCATTCCTGATACATTTTCTTGAGTGTTTCTTCGCCCTCTGGAATCTGCTCACGGAAGGCGGACAGAGCAGAACCGATGCCGTACCAAGCAGGTAAAGTATGACGTGCTTGCGCCCAACCAAAGACCCACGGAATGGCACGGATTGAAGATTTGGAGCGAATCGCCGTCTTACGATGCGACGGGCGTGAGCCGATATTTAGCTGACCAATTTCCTGAACCGGCGTGTTCTCATAGAAATAATCTTGGAAACCATCCGTGTTATCCGTCAAATCTCGATAGCTGAATTCCCCGGCTGAGGCCAGCTGCGCCATGGTAGTTAAGAACAACTCATGATAAGGGCCATGTTTGCGGACTAAGCAGATGCTGCTCTTTAACAAGCCAGTAATACCTACCCCCAATTCATACACCGCCGTTTCCACGTTGCTGTATTTATTGGAGATGACTTCACCTTGCTCGGTGAATTTGATCTGACCTTTAACCGTATCGGGCGGCTGAGAAATAATCGCTTCGTGAGTTGGTCCGCCTCCACGTCCTACGGTACCGCCACGGCCGTGGAATAATCGGCAGTTCACACCGTATTTTTCGGTCAGTGCAATCACTTCTTTCTGGGCGTTATACAAGCTCCATTGCGAGGCCAAAATGCCGCCATCTTTATTGGAATCAGAATAGCCAAGCATAACTTCCTGTAAGTTGCCTGAGGCTTCCAGCAACGCTTTGTAGGTTGGGTTAACCAGTAACTTATCCAACACAATTGCGATACGTTGTAAGTCATCAATGGTTTCAAATAGTGGTGAAATTTGGATATTCGCGAAATACTTACCGTCCGCATCTTTACCAGCCAAACCGGCCAGACGAGCAAGGAACATCACTTCCATAATGTGGCTGGCATCGTGCGTCATTGAGATTACGTAAGTGCCGAAAATGCTATCGCCGGTTTCTTTGCGCATATCGACCATCACATCAAATACTTTCAGTACTTCGATGGTTTGATCGCTGAGTGACTCAGGGTTTGGCTTTGGTAAGGCTCTGTGCTCAATTAACTGAGAGAGTAGGGCAATACGCGCATCTTCATCCATTGAGGCATAGTCGGTATCAGGACGGAACTGCTGTAATACCTCGATAACGGCATTGGTGTGCTCGGTGGATTCTTGGCGAATATCCAGATCAAACAAACTAAAACCACAGGTCTCGGCTAAGCGAATCAAGTCTTTTAGCTCACGCGCAGCCGTGGCATGGTCATTATGGCTGTGCAGGGAGTCACGGATCAGATACAGATCATTCATGAACTCATCAATGCCTTTATAGCCATGGTGATTTGGATCAACCTGTCCATCACCCAAGCGCGCATTGACCTGCAGTAGGGTTTGCTTCAGACGGTAAGCCATGATTTGTAGCTTGCGGCGGTAAGGCTCGCTCCGCAGGTGATCCGGCTTATCTTTAAATACCGGCTTCAGCAACGTGACCTCATCAGCTTGCATAGACTGAGTGAAGGCGTCAGTCGGCGTGATATAAGCCGTGTCGTGCGACAGGATATTACGCAGGGCACGAGTGCAACGAATGTATTCATTTAAAATGCACTGCATGTGCAAGCGAACGGCTTTGCTGGTTAGGTCAGCAGTTACAAAAGGGTTACCGTCGCGGTCACCACCAATCCATGAACCAAAGCGTAATACCGATGGCACGGTGATTTCACCTGCGCCATAAACCTTACGCATGGCGCGCTCAAAGAAGCGGTACATTTCCGGAATAGCACGGAAAATACTGGTGTCGAAGTAGAACAAACCATAGCGGATTTCATCTTC harbors:
- a CDS encoding DUF1244 domain-containing protein; this translates as MDNENRIKAEAAAFRGLVAHLQERSDVQNIDLMNLSGFCRNCLSKWYLEAATELGETMDYDQAREAIYGMPFSEWKEKHQAKASDEQIKAFEETKPLHAKISGH
- a CDS encoding LysR substrate-binding domain-containing protein, yielding MELRQLRALITLVEHDYNVSKAAARLNLVQSAVSQQISKLEAELGTPLFLRHGKRLIGLTDTGQKIIEYAYRSLATIENIYEIGREQISTGEGMLRIGVTHMQARYILPSVIKQFRVQYPAIELQVHQGTPAQLVEKAIHDEVDFSVCTEALAVSQDLLTIPCYRWNRSLIALVDNPILSLAKINLKALSEVPLVTYVQGFTGCTAFTDTFERAGVWPKIVLSASDTDVIKTYVREGLGVGIIASPAYVDDQDQDLIRRDLSELFPWGTTRIAYQKDKFIRRHQRYFIDLLLKTVRQPDRWHGLIPSE
- the ppc gene encoding phosphoenolpyruvate carboxylase, producing MTDVIAQDNTLMAVSTLKDQVRMVGDLLGEVLCEISGEELFTAVEHLRKGYIQLSIKDDEQQRAELMQYIESLDIDLLEQVIRAFNIFYMVSNIVEEDFLHRQRRKLYRTGSRSLWKGSFLGAVEDMKQQGLSASEVQTVLDQMRYIPVFTAHPTEARRRTSMTLQRSIFLILDQLHNDYLIEEERDSIKRHLKAQIQLLWRTNEVRVDKPTVEDEIRYGLFYFDTSIFRAIPEMYRFFERAMRKVYGAGEITVPSVLRFGSWIGGDRDGNPFVTADLTSKAVRLHMQCILNEYIRCTRALRNILSHDTAYITPTDAFTQSMQADEVTLLKPVFKDKPDHLRSEPYRRKLQIMAYRLKQTLLQVNARLGDGQVDPNHHGYKGIDEFMNDLYLIRDSLHSHNDHATAARELKDLIRLAETCGFSLFDLDIRQESTEHTNAVIEVLQQFRPDTDYASMDEDARIALLSQLIEHRALPKPNPESLSDQTIEVLKVFDVMVDMRKETGDSIFGTYVISMTHDASHIMEVMFLARLAGLAGKDADGKYFANIQISPLFETIDDLQRIAIVLDKLLVNPTYKALLEASGNLQEVMLGYSDSNKDGGILASQWSLYNAQKEVIALTEKYGVNCRLFHGRGGTVGRGGGPTHEAIISQPPDTVKGQIKFTEQGEVISNKYSNVETAVYELGVGITGLLKSSICLVRKHGPYHELFLTTMAQLASAGEFSYRDLTDNTDGFQDYFYENTPVQEIGQLNIGSRPSHRKTAIRSKSSIRAIPWVFGWAQARHTLPAWYGIGSALSAFREQIPEGEETLKKMYQEWPFFRALFSNVQMSLTKARMNTAKEYSELWADQSQSQKIFSKIRNEYELTVSEVLNICEQDTLLENAPKLRYSLERREPYLDPLNHIQIALMKRHRSFPEGDERSPWLDGLLLTINAIAAGMRNTG